The DNA region CCATATGCTGAATAGGATccctctatagtcgatgacctaatgtatgttacaatccaatttattactcaggaaccttcatgcaaaaccataatttattcttctttaccatgtatgtacacacatgatatatatatataccatgatttgTTCTATATATGTTATGCTCCAagtatgcatgcaccttaatgcagtaccatttgtaattctgttacccggcatggcaactgccattacggcaaatgtaagccacattgagcctgcaaattagtggggaaatgtgggatacaaatgctacaaataaaaataaataaataaactggggtTTGCAACTAGGGTTAAGTACTTAATATGTATTTATTGTGGTTGAGGATAAGGGTTATGAGATGGGCTCAACTGTTGCTATTGTTGCTGATGAATCGATGTTATGGTATggcaaaatttatttttatttattttgggggaaatGATCTTTGTTATATGAAGGGGATTGAGCTTATCTAGCAAATAAAAAGAAAGCATCTCTTACTTATATAAAACATAGCATTAAGAAGGCATAATAATGTAtaaacagattttctaacagtTCTACCCATATGCTTCCGCTTTCAAATAGGATGCATGCaagaagagggaggaagaggtcaCAGGGACCAACAGGACTACACATACTCCAACTCCAAGGAACCTGCTACTTCATTTTGACAGCTGTAACTTCACTGTTACTGTGTTTTCAGCACACCCCATAGGAACATTGTCTCTTCCACCCCCAAACTATGTCCATGGCTACAGTTAAATGATTTCACATTCAACACATTTAGTGGGAGATGAGTCCAAATACTCCCATTTGCATTCCCCTGCAACTTTGAGGCTGACTCAATGATTTAAATCACATGCAAGGATAGATTTAAATCACATGCAAGGAATAAGCAGGGATATATTTTTTGCAAAAGTATCTTGGCCCAATTACTTTAACTTTCAAGGTCTTGTGGGGTACTGGAGGGAATCTTTCTTCATCCCACTCTCTCTcattggtcatttttttttagcaAGCAATGACCATAAAGGTAGACTATATCGTGATTTATTTCACATACCCTAATACCTGGATATCCTGACTCATGAAATGGTTCTTACATTACATACAAGACTCTTCTCACTGGTTGTACTGGAGGGTACCTTAAAAGTATAACACAATTTAGTGCAGgatggttggcagtgggttgagatcctggggaaccaggtttaattccctctgcagctctatgtaaacctgggcaagtcacttaacccaggcacaacagtagtacaatataCTACCTGTCCTAGACTGTGGGCCGAATAGGGACAAACTCAGTACCTGTGAAACTGTAAAcagcttaggtctaagcagtatataactactcaaatgaatgaatgagagaggaaagagaaactGAGCTACAATTGTGGCGTgagggatagggaggggagatgctaggaatggtggaaccatgtgagaGAGGCCATGGGAAtgttgtcaaggagatgagtcAGAGGAGGATAGTgcttacagagggtagaaatgtgaTAATGGGAGAGTAGATGAAAGAGAATAGAAGACTGATAAATGGGAAAGCTAGGGgtgatggaaagttgataggtagatgaaaagtgaaaaggagTAGAGtaggagggtgaaatttgagggaatggaacagcagaaaagaaaaaagggaggcGAGAAGGGAAAGCTATAATGAGGGCATAGaacaagagaggaggagagaggaaaaataacaaatggacagcaacTGGTTGAaacagaattagcagaagacaggaaagcagaaaagagaaactgggactgcCATGACAGAAAAATAGTTAAACATccagacaacaatggtagaaaatgtgttttatttgAATGTATTAAACACAATATGTTAGCTCTGGGACATGTGCATCGCAGATGTCTATGCATTAtgttcagtacaaaaggaaatgTATTTTTATCTTTCTTCAGTGTTGTAGAATATGTTGAGTTTAAATTCTTGGGGTTcctagttcaatttttgtcttcttatttctaatttgtgatcccttgttctgtatttgttgagggtctgtttgtgttttgtgtgATTGTGGTAtagtattctgtttgcatgtagtttctcAGTAGAGATCTATAGTACTCACACATGTTCTAttttacctgtagtaggtgtgaTGGTGGTTTAGGTCCCAGTGTAATACCTGTAGTGCTGCCTATTTATTCATAGGTTACTCCTGGggagtggttcccaaatctaatCCTGGAGGTatcttagccagtcaggttttcaggataatgaaaataaaaaaaggtgggaatatgagccaggctatccaaagactaAAACCAAgtcaaaattaaaatgaaatataACGTTTAATAGCAtacagcaaataataataaatcaattaTACATAGAGAATAACTAAAATGACTAGACACAatgtcgtgtttcggccaaatggcctacatcaggagtctataaatagaaaaataaaataaaaatatagaccCACCACCATCAGCGGATCGCATGCGGGAGGAGGGCAGCGGGACCACCGCCGCTGCGCTTAATCCCAGGCGGGGGAGAGCTGCGCCCCTCACCGGCTGACAGGTCGGAGCTGGTGGGGGGTCTGAACATGGAGGGTTGACACTGGCCCAGTGCATGATCggggcagaggagggtctgaGCCTATGCACGGGGATTagcaggacaggggaaaggattGAACCGTGCACTTACTCCCGGCCTCAAATTGCACCTGATCCCCAGCCTGCACAGCTGCTATGCTATAAGCTTATAAGTcggtgggggtttttttctctcttacAAGGGTAATCCGGGAGCAGGCCGTGTCagagatggaatgggaggagaagGCACATCTTACTGAAACAATGGGAAGAGGAACAGATCAGAGCAGCTCCTGGGGCAAGACAGTTCTTCAGCTAGGTGTTACCCCACAGGTGAAGGAATGGAAAGCAGAGGCCGTCCTGGATCCCCAGCAGTCCCAGGGTGGAGAAGCTCCTCACGGGTCTTCCTCAGATGATGGGCTCCTCAAGGTGATCAAACAGGAGAAAATCGAGGATGAGGATAGCGGGGAGACGGATTCTACTAACCCGTTAACAGAAGACCAGATCCAGATTTTGCAGTATGAGGAGTGGAGAAGGATCAGCCAGCAGCTTCCGAAGAAGGAAGAACAGCAGAGCATGCCTGTCTCCCAAGCACCACCAGCCTGGAAGGAAGCCCCTGCCCCAACTCCTGCTCCTACCCCCTCCTCTAACCCCACCCCCATCACCACCCCCATTTTTAGTGAAAAGCTCCCTGGCTTTAAGAGGGCTCTGCAGATTCTGATGGTCCGCACAGCAGAAAGACCACATGAGTGTCCTCAGTGTGGGAAGTTCTTCACCCACAAGCACAACCTCATTGTACATAGGAAGATCCACTCTGATGACCCCCATGACTGCTCCGAGTGTGGGAAGCGCTTTAATCAGAAGAAGAACCTTGTCCGCCACCAGCGAACTCATACAGGGGAAAAGCCCTACGCTTGCACAGAATGTGAAAAGAGCTTTAGCCAGAAGCAGAACCTAATGAGGCACGAGAGAACCCATACAGGGGAGAGGCCCTACTTATGTACGGAGTGTGGGAAGAGTTTCTGCGACAGCCAGGACCTCATGAAGCACCACCGGATCCACACGGGGAACCGGCCGCACGAATGCAGCGACTGCGGGAAGAGGTTCATATGTAGGAAGAACCTGGTCTCGCACCGGAGGATCCACACGGGGGAGAGACCCTTCCCCTGCCCGACGTGCGACAGAAGGTTTTCAGAGAAGCAGGATATGATGCGGCACCAGAGGATTCACACGGGGGAGAAGCCTTATGTGTGTGCTGAGTGTGGAAAGGCTTTTCGCTGGTGCAAAGACCTGAAGAAACATCAGAGATTCCACGCCTTGGATGCAGTCTATATATGCACCGAATGTGGTCGGCCCTTCAGCTGGAAGACCAACCTCACGCAGAAGCCCATGCCACAGGCAGACAAGAGTGCTCACGTCTGTAGTGAATGTGAGCAGGCCTGCCAGAATAAGGAGACGCTGGAGACCCCCTGCAAGAGAGAAGCCGTATGCTTTTAAATACAGG from Microcaecilia unicolor chromosome 5, aMicUni1.1, whole genome shotgun sequence includes:
- the LOC115470473 gene encoding zinc finger protein OZF-like; amino-acid sequence: MEWEEKAHLTETMGRGTDQSSSWGKTVLQLGVTPQVKEWKAEAVLDPQQSQGGEAPHGSSSDDGLLKVIKQEKIEDEDSGETDSTNPLTEDQIQILQYEEWRRISQQLPKKEEQQSMPVSQAPPAWKEAPAPTPAPTPSSNPTPITTPIFSEKLPGFKRALQILMVRTAERPHECPQCGKFFTHKHNLIVHRKIHSDDPHDCSECGKRFNQKKNLVRHQRTHTGEKPYACTECEKSFSQKQNLMRHERTHTGERPYLCTECGKSFCDSQDLMKHHRIHTGNRPHECSDCGKRFICRKNLVSHRRIHTGERPFPCPTCDRRFSEKQDMMRHQRIHTGEKPYVCAECGKAFRWCKDLKKHQRFHALDAVYICTECGRPFSWKTNLTQKPMPQADKSAHVCSECEQACQNKETLETPCKREAVCF